A single Zootoca vivipara chromosome 1, rZooViv1.1, whole genome shotgun sequence DNA region contains:
- the LOC118085760 gene encoding golgin subfamily B member 1 isoform X4 has product MLKWGSGDVSATKSGAHGPLQAANMSVTDLTEQLVQNEQLVAQLKELVRDKDNELCLKEQQLKAQKEASEAKISKLKLQNKAKVTSLTAQLEELKNQLSGDETQEGNSEQKRAASRGKILVLKKKVEELEAKNAQKNEALQKKIDELDAAHQRGAEMDAMLAEKQKKLMEKEAFIIDLQLACGSTDAKEVLIQNSELKNQLSTKEASLQSMKLMVQNLIKKVEDNEQRCSCLLEQNENLKSIQIKEREHFQEREAMYTQNIHVFQNMILEKEKELMGVAQKHEQELFKLVAKSDASADLEQLLKALKQKLHEKEEVLQGRTQVIFMLQKELDGKDKQLKEINEYLNHLQLEKNNLQSKLDAEKHIMRAQLRDMMEKHEIELRKVREKYDADMQEIREKHETELQEKDQTLIQLQKQLEQLSSSDKSNLDVVMKQTLENLEARVKLKSEEASKSEAKFLKMKALYKSRITKLEDELKNATSTNKSVTALHDRISELEQEKEELQSTLQAFSELKAQNEQLLDKLEVYEQQQQKLQADLEQVTKRAASQASESDSVDELQTQLLEWQEIVTESEDAHNQIREEKSAMALRMSQIEEEREGLIEDDWFFPGCSDPAIVSGQQELEEELAAGQGIGRMQPEGRMTAQSSRKLQDDYGFDGKHCYEELNITMDSTDSAEGENMGGWWPEYTSPSAGLRTVVEELELERNQLQEQILFLEERCRDLEDRLQLQSRLEALQNENDRLQSQLTQLRNQQARDAEKHQVLVSSLNEQLKGLNERNGLLETLLGEKEQKLSSTNEKLEQAEDMRKSIHERDLLNKELSEKLLQREQKLEDVLKKCSAYGEECAEQKAVITVLTEKITAFQEKTMKQDAAIELMQLDLEQTNEELDRLNTSHLEERSQLIHDLQRREREFDNLREVLAEKDKEISSITSNINVYSEQINILKCQIKCKEDEMRDMEEALSKAERGAQLLTDVQTEDVNNAGRKLSELSEQLSAIKSELAEVKIENMTKTKENEEFVRQIKETSQTVKDLHSAIKTRDVTYNNKLMECESQIKLLKEQISKSAKKLQETEIKCKEETDHLKSQIDEHISAKEKLNKLLKEKENKEQSFMSEMKSVKDSHNQLTLENAKKDEDLANLSRQLAEHTEHLEIVKKSLQEKAEIIICLKDKLKVAEQQNEKEKLKLVGELNTKEMQWRDVNNELHEKHEIINKMETERQTAIMTNKQLQAALEQKEKDFADQLKASENLRNEIHTLEKEKQQLISENESLSKLLDVKECELLMRAQSMAELESKMCANATEHQKMLSEVSHDKETLRRKVEELSGLVKQKENSIAEQLLGKEKQCGILADELSRSREITKELEKENQSYITQLKDEQQNKALLLSEYDKVVQQLSQEEEKTSSLQIQVKDLEKELKIKSRSIEEKTEHGDALLKQVKEKQAIVTVLEKEVEKLKCDNIKLSQQLEEKDYTLLLKGVEFEDLCRQISQKTEECTILNDQLALLVKEVDVLKHEKDSALAVCSAKSNECDAFQHQLTQHQSEIVSTKHEAHMLKLENEKLKADIEIASATLMKNCEGLVPLSAQLSQKTNNILVFMDQIDTLVSEMKTLKSSFCDKEALLSQREVLIQEMKENKDVGEKHNLQIISDLQSQVQVLDSEVSQLTQEVQEKENKLKKQDQELKLLKSKSDESNFLRVQLSENMEIISDLQSQLKNMIENNEVLNKSITEKNNFLKQKEKECVNLQTCISETSSVQHKLVQSLTSEAERLKAIILEKELAVNNISVINNELKAELQDKKNECETLKKQATNAEESNICLKKEISDQNKLINDISQVLAEKEASVLDPTNLVKTLRGELKINEEMSQLISQLHSQRNELNQENQKLKELAEEKENIFLTLQGKFDALYEQKNELSASLTKKEEIITGFLKDIGVQLAESNVQALTNDTELLRGELEKSAATIKKLLQEKDGSIASSQMKIDTLIVEIESAKSEHHKALEQVELWKQNIQERERALQVVQEKCTEQANHIEYLKSEVIEKLQQQIDSLINDKAILQENFDKLNLENKNLLKYQKNLEKKSKELKELHEKLEASENELQMHQDAVALQLANKKEQMQLQVSTKSEEVDELKFKVEKLEQNLLESENRWVAELARATQQNNVNLEQLSNLERNLKSKEDQIQSLHQEQDIIQTELSKHLSALSGSKYFLKDSDSDAGQQVAKTVLEKFSTVIDTIISKEAEAMALQQTILEREEEVHHLNNQLESMLSLKEEKELMQNDFKKAKAADQSEIEYLLNELSTAKDELCRQQSVCEEKDIALSNMRKDVVFLHEKIDKLEKELESSCKTLNSECQKAAKLLEEIEHKNQIIENFSSQTNQQKDLITSLSQQLKEKDCSVTQVMESMSNEMVKFSEEKNVLAIELQQLEAIRKSMTEEVSTLSQQVEEYKKELELSQVVLTNKEATIKDLVSEKAQLNITLEKINKEKENLKKKLQASLLVRKDLIQKNEKLNKKTEYFREQINDLVKQVENTEAHNKDLESQLEGLKTQLLEKDVKINDTSQTLSAKAEHLEQLEKAVTEFKATIAEQKSMSDKNLIYLQEKDCLLAQMQSVLNEREKIHREERSQLFLTIENLKGEIAKRDETFEKTNGSEATLNTESSCSNNTHQPNEINPVTELQKDKEILQKKLKALLVVRKESTKQIQKQKEEHAKLLRDFNELTKDFELIKKEKKALQEIHQRKCEEVDSNLLLLYSLQKRLDTDTSLRHSENAQQKTLESGELNVKGDVRVGKSGKMVSMMTMEESEMAKLHDNYARLMEEKEKLKEELKEKSLELGSVQQEAVKLKISVEQQEQQYKQERDNMLIEQGLLKQQLESHKNELQAVKTMVETMNNEKSKLHKQHEDHLSSLKETDKHPSEENKQLLMEFNMLREKVLPVSSAYKNVAGVREDTKTVWPHSDNVPENSVQGPDFCSSLDDVTYTERELLDVTNTGIKTSTERIGDQDPLPTEMSREQIEENVNGRSYQPQLQKYDAEEKNRERLQRKLQAALISRKEALKENKTLKDQMELLVLENKELISKVHTYGQLMSELDREKQNLSTALYKEETLVAENARLLIENENLTAACESLKSTMQTIGQEKEAFSFQLNSLKDSQTVELTGWKAKHSELKQEYESLLQAYENISSKIAEMRHIIDVTRKEKQEALHRVNERESDTHKLKELLQKAADESVQVKEQLKQLTESKQKEISELKIAAEKQASEHKLCLEDYQRKIDESVLQSKQLMEENKQLKEVSEILKQTLEKTEKENEELSKDFSLTKSALRDLQTRLELNKSDVQSKISDSLCERESLLKHIHLLNEGISEKEKSMLILKQENKTLLERLKDAEKSLHQNKSFLSKLENDCKNLNQEIVSLGERIKILEDDKCLLQEELENVQETSYKVKNEREFLETELLNHIKKLDQTTDRLKATQIQNSLLVEQLENLKAEKCNTIREKEEQQHLARVFEEKLKTAQRDNHETKNKTKELQELLRGKQQEINQLQKDSIKYQEMILDLEKSVKLSHSESEKIEKDLNSAEGKLAKSNEELQKLTEKLYLQNISLYESKSEIERLANDNLRSKNELKKKENRISNQKREYESQLEFSLQQGETQAAFPPGAPQEKAEVIDIDNMDFIEINGRLAQRQEPTLLELMGTLSEERNRREAAEEALGLLEEQIKRLELIDSRPASEQCAFQVEEEERQPFIINASELTVVRKVKRGAISFRRWIRGQRLCRSQLLTCRAKSRYLFLSYLVVLHLFVFLRLTGIL; this is encoded by the exons ATCCACGTGTTTCAGAATATGAtcttggaaaaggaaaaagagctcATGGGAGTGGCCCAGAAACATGAGCAGGAACTCTTTAAGCTGGTTGCCAAATCAGATGCTAGTGCTGATCTAGAACAG CTACTGAAAGCCTTGAAACAGAAGCTACATGAAAAAGAAGAGGTTTTGCAAGGAAGGACACAGGTGATATTCATGTTGCAAAAAGAACTGGATGGAAAAGACAAGCAGCTAAAA GAAATTAATGAATACCTGAATCACCTTCAGTTAGAGAAAAACAACCTCCAGTCCAAACTAGATGCTGAAAAGCATATAATGCGAGCCCAGCTGAGAGACATGATGGAGAAACATGAGATTGAACTGCGAAAAGTCAGAGAGAAATATGATGCTGACATGCAGGAGATCCGAGAGAAGCATGAAACAGAGCTGCAGGAGAAAGACCAAACCCTGATTCAGCTTCAGAAGCAATTGGAACAATTAAGTTCCAGTGACAAAAGTAATTTGGATGTTGTAATGAAACAAACATTGGAGAACCTAGAAG CTCGAGTGAAACTAAAATCAGAAGAGGCCAGCAAATCTGAAGCTAAGTTCCTCAAGATGAAAGCTTTGTACAAATCCAGAATTACAAAGCTTGAAGATGAGCTTAAAAAT GCTACATCAACAAATAAGAGTGTAACTGCCTTGCATGACCGGATTTCAGAactggaacaggaaaaggaagagctGCAGTCTACACTACAAGCTTTTTCTGAACTTAAAGCTCAGAATG AACAATTGCTGGATAAGCTGGAAGTCTacgaacaacagcagcaaaaattgCAAGCAGACCTTGAACAAGTTACGAAGAGGGCAGCTTCGCAG GCTAGTGAATCTGATAGTGTGGATGAGCTGCAGACTCAGCTTTTGGAATGGCAAGAAATTGTAACTGAGTCTGAAGATGCACACAATCAAATCAGAGAGGAGAAATCTGCTATGGCTCTAAGAATGTCACAAattgaagaagagagagaagg ACTGATTGAGGATGACTGGTTCTTTCCTGGCTGCTCTGATCCAGCCATAGTCTCAGGGCAGCAGGAGTTGGAGGAGGAACTGGCCGCAGGTCAAGGGATTGGAAGAATGCAGCCAGAGGGAAGGATGACTGCCCAGTCGAGCAGGAAACTCCAG GATGACTATGGCTTTGATGGAAAACATTGCTATGAAGAGCTGAATATCACCATGGATAGTACAGATTCAGCTGAAGGAGAGAACATGGGAGGTTGGTGGCCAGAGTACACTTCCCCTAGTGCAG GTTTGCGGACTGTAGTGGAAGAATTAGAATTGGAAAGAAATCAGTTGCAAGAACAAATTCTCTTCTTGGAGGAACGTTGCCGGGACTTGGAAGATAGATTGCAGCTCCAGAGCAGACTGGAAGCTCTTCAG AATGAAAATGACCGTTTACAGTCCCAGCTTACACAGCTGCGCAACCAGCAAGCACGTGATGCAGAAAAACACCAAGTTCTTGTTTCCAGTTTGAATGAACAACTGAAAGG ATTAAATGAAAGAAATGGCTTGCTTGAAACTTTGCTTGGGGAAAAGGAGCAGAAACTTTCAAGTACAAATGAAAAGCTAGAACAGGCAGAAGACATGAGAAAGTCAATTCATGAGAGAGACCTTCTAAACAAAGAACTAAGTGAAAAGCTTTTGCAGAGGGAACAAAAG CTGGAAGATGTCCTGAAGAAGTGCAGCGCTTATGGAGAAGAGTGTGCAGAACAGAAAGCAGTTATTACTGTACTAACAGAAAAAATAACTGCCTTTCaagaaaag acCATGAAACAGGATGCTGCCATAGAATTAATGCAACTGGATCTTGAGCAGACAAATGAAGAACTTGATAGATTAAACACAAGTCATTTAGAAGAGAGGTCTCAACTAATTCATGACCTCCAGAGGCGTGAAAGAGAATTTGACAACCTCAGAGAGGTTTTAGCTGAGAAAGACAAAGAAATTTCTTCTATTACTTCAAATATAAATGTGTATTCTGAGCAGATTAATATTCTGAAATGCCAGATCAAGTGCAAAGAGGATGAAATGCGAGACATGGAAGAAGCACTGTCCAAGGCTGAAAGGGGAGCCCAGTTGCTGACAGATGTACAAACCGAAGATGTGAACAATGCAGGCAGAAAGCTTTCGGAACTTTCTGAGCAGTTAAGTGCAATAAAAtcagaactggcagaggtgaaaATTGAAAACATGACTAAAACCAAAGAAAATGAAGAATTTGTTAGGCAAATCAAAGAGACAAGCCAAACGGTTAAAGATCTTCATTCTGCAATCAAGACTCGTGATGTTACTTACAACAACAAACTCATGGAGTGTGAGTCACAAATTAAGTTGCTTAAAGAACAAATAAGTAAATCAGCTAAAAAATTgcaagaaacagaaataaaatgtaaGGAGGAAACAGACCATCTTAAATCCCAGATCGATGAACATATCTCTGCAAAGGAGAAATTGAACAAattactaaaagaaaaagaaaacaaagaacaaagTTTTATGAGTGAGATGAAATCAGTGAAAGATTCTCACAACCAGCTTACTTTAGAAAATGCTAAAAAAGATGAAGATTTAGCTAATTTATCCAGACAACTTGCTGAGCATACTGAGCATCTAGAAATTGTCAAAAAGTCACTGCAAGAAAAAGCAGAAATCATAATATGCCTAAAAGACAAGCTTAAAGTTGCCGAGCagcaaaatgaaaaggaaaagctTAAGTTAGTTGGAGAACTGAATACCAAGGAAATGCAGTGGAGGGATGTTAATAATGAGCTGCATGAAAAACATGAAATAATTAATAAGATGGAGACCGAAAGACAAACTGCCATCATGACTAACAAGCAGTTACAAGCAGCTCTTgagcagaaagaaaaagattttgcAGATCAGCTTAAAGCCAGTGAAAATCTTAGAAATGAGATACATACTTTGGAGAAAGAGAAGCAACAGCTGATTAGTGAGAACGAGAGTTTGTCAAAATTACTGGATGTTAAAGAGTGTGAACTGTTGATGCGTGCTCAATCCATGGCTGAGTTGGAGAGTAAGATGTGTGCCAATGCCACAGAACACCAGAAAATGCTTTCAGAGGTCAGCCACGATAAAGAGACTTTAAGAAGGAAAGTTGAAGAACTCTCAGGCCTTGTAAagcaaaaagaaaattcaattgCAGAGCAGTTACTGGGGAAAGAGAAACAGTGTGGCATATTAGCTGATGAgctttccagaagcagagagatAACAAAGGAATTAGAGAAAGAAAATCAGTCTTATATCACTCAGTTAAAGGATGAGCAGCAAAACAAAGCATTGCTTTTGTCAGAGTATGATAAGGTGGTCCAACAGCTCagtcaggaggaggaaaaaacctCATCATTACAGATACAGGTTAAAGACTTAGAAAAGGagcttaaaataaaaagcagatctATTGAAGAAAAAACTGAGCATGGTGATGCATTACTTAAGCaagtaaaagaaaaacaagctaTCGTGACTGTGTTAGAAAAAGAAGTAGAAAAGCTTAAATGTGATAACATAAAGCTATCTCAACAGCTTGAAGAAAAAGACTATACTCTATTATTGAAAGGGGTGGAGTTTGAGGATCTTTGCAGGCAGATTTCACAAAAAACAGAAGAGTGTACTATATTAAATGATCAGCTAGCACTATTAGTCAAAGAAGTGGATGTTTTGAAACATGAAAAAGATAGTGCTTTGGCTGTTTGCAGTGCTAAGTCAAATGAATGTGATGCTTTTCAGCATCAGTTAACACAACATCAGTCTGAAATTGTGTCCACAAAACATGAAGCTCATATGCTGAAATTagaaaatgaaaaattgaaaGCAGATATAGAAATAGCCAGTGCTACATTAATGAAAAATTGTGAAGGACTAGTGCCCTTGAGTGCACAATTATCTCAGAAAActaataatattttagtttttatgGACCAAATTGATACCTTAGTTAGTGAAATGAAAACACTAAAAAGCAGTTTTTGTGATAAAGAGGCTCTTCTTTCCCAGAGGGAAGTTTTGATTCaggaaatgaaagaaaacaaagatgtaGGTGAAAAGCATAATTTGCAAATTATTTCAGATTTGCAAAGCCAAGTACAGGTTCTAGATAGTGAAGTTAGTCAACTTACACAGGAAGTGCAAGAGAAAGAGAATAAATTGAAGAAACAAGATCAAGAGTTAAAATTACTTAAAAGTAAATCTGATGAGTCTAATTTTCTTAGAGTTCAACTGTCTGAGAATATGGAAATAATTTCTGATCTCCAGAGTCAACTTAAAAATATGATAGAAAACAATGAAGTATTAAACAAATCAATtacagagaaaaacaactttttaaaacaaaaggagAAGGAATGTGTTAATTTACAAACATGTATTTCTGAGACTTCCTCTGTGCAGCATAAACTTGTACAGTCGTTGACCTCTGAAGCAGAAAGATTAAAAGCAATCATTTTGGAGAAGGAGTTAGCAGTGAATAACATTTCAGTGATTAACAATGAACTGAAGGCTGAACTTCAAGATAAAAAGAATGAATGTGAGACTTTGAAGAAGCAAGCTACCAATGCAGAAGAATCAAATATTTGTTTGAAAAAGGAAATAAGTGATcagaataaattaataaatgacattAGCCAAGTGCTAGCAGAAAAAGAGGCTTCTGTTTTGGATCCTACTAATCTTGTGAAAACCCTAAGAGGGgaactaaaaataaatgaagaaatgtCACAGTTAATTTCTCAACTTCATAGTCAAAGAAATGAACTGAACCAAGAAAATCAAAAGTTAAAAGAACTAGCcgaggaaaaagaaaacattttcttaacTTTGCAGGGAAAATTTGATGCTCTGTATGAACAGAAAAATGAACTCTCTGCTTCCCTGACTAAAAAAGAAGAGATTATCACTGGCTTTCTTAAAGATATCGGTGTTCAACTAGCAGAAAGCAATGTTCAGGCTCTTACCAACGATACTGAGCTACTTAGAGGAGAACTAGAAAAAAGTGCTGCTACAATAAAAAAGCTTTTGCAAGAGAAGGATGGAAGCATTGCCAGTAGCCAGATGAAAATTGACACTTTGATAGTAGAAATTGAATCTGCAAAATCAGAGCACCATAAAGCATTAGAACAAGTTGAGCTGTGGAAGCAAAatattcaagagagagagagagctctacaGGTTGTACAGGAAAAATGCACTGAACAGGCTAATCATATTGAATATTTAAAGTCTGAGGTCATAGAAAAATTGCAACAACAAATAGATTCTTTAATAAATGATAAGGCTATTTTACAAGAGAACTTTGATAAACTGAATCTGGAAAACAAAAACTTGCTTAAGTACCAGAAGAATTTAGAGAAAAAATCTAAAGAGCTAAAAGAACTTCATGAAAAATTAGAAGCCAGTGAGAATGAATTGCAAATGCACCAAGATGCTGTCGCTTTGCAGCTGGCGAATAAGAAAGAGCAGATGCAGTTACAGGTTAGTACAAAGAGTGAAGAAGTTGATGAATTGAAGTTTAAGGTTGAAAAGCTAGAGCAAAATCTCCTTGAGTCAGAGAACAGATGGGTAGCAGAACTTGCGAgggcaactcagcaaaataacgTTAATCTTGAGCAACTGAGTAATTTAGAAAGGAATCTGAAATCAAAAGAGGATCAAATTCAATCTTTGCATCAAGAACAGGACATTATTCAAACAGAGTTGTCCAAACATCTTTCTGCATTGTCAGGTAGTAAGTACTTCCTCAAAGACAGTGACAGTGATGCTGGTCAGCAAGTAGCTAAGACTGTATTGGAAAAATTCTCTACTGTGATAGATACTATTATCAGCAAAGAAGCTGAAGCAATGGCACTGCAGCAGACTATtttagagagagaagaagaagtacaTCACCTGAATAATCAGCTAGAAAGCATGTTGTCCttgaaggaagagaaagagttGATGCAGAATgactttaaaaaggcaaaagcTGCTGACCAATCTGAGATTGAATATCTCTTAAATGAACTGAGTACTGCTAAGGATGAATTATGTAGGCAGCAATCTGTCTGTGAAGAAAAGGACATTGCATTATCAAACATGAGGAAGGATGTTGTTTTCCTCCATGAGAAGATAGATAAATTAGAAAAAGAGCTTGAAAGTAGTTGCAAGACACTGAACAGTGAATGTCAAAAAGCAGcaaaacttttagaagaaataGAGCATAAAAATCAGATAATAGAAAACTTTAGTTCCCAAACTAACCAACAGAAGGATTTAATTACTTCTCTAAGCCAGCagttaaaagaaaaggattgcTCAGTTACTCAAGTCATGGAATCCATGTCTAATGAAATGGTAAAATTCTCTGAGGAAAAAAATGTGCTTGCTATTGAATTGCAACAACTAGAAGCCATAAGGAAGAGCATGACAGAAGAGGTAAGTACATTATCACAGCAGGTAGAAGAATATAAGAAAGAACTTGAACTCAGTCAAGTTGTGTTGACCAACAAAGAAGCTACCATAAAAGACTTGGTGAGTGAGAAGGCGCAGCTAAATATTactttggaaaaaataaataaagaaaaggaaaatctgAAAAAGAAGCTTCAGGCATCTTTGCTAGTAAGAAAGGACTTAAttcagaaaaatgagaagcttAATAAAAAGACAGAATATTTTCGGGAGCAAATTAATGACTTAGTAAAACAGGTTGAAAATACTGAGGCTCACAACAAAGATCTCGAATCCCAACTTGAAGGACTGAAGACACAATTGTTAGAAAAAGATGTGAAGATAAATGACACAAGTCAAACCTTATCAGCCAAGGCAGAACACTTGGAGCAGCTGGAGAAAGCAGTTACAGAATTCAAAGCTACTATAGCTGAACAAAAAAGTATGTCTGATAAGAACTTGATCTATCTACAAGAGAAGGATTGTCTGCTTGCACAAATGCAGTCTGTgctgaatgagagagagaaaatccatcGAGAGGAACGTTCACAACTTTTCTTAACCATAGAAAATCTCAAAGGTGAAATAGCAAAGAGAGATGAAACATTCGAGAAAACGAATGGGTCAGAAGCTACCCTAAATACCGAAAGTTCCTGTAGTAACAATACACACCAACCTAATGAAATTAATCCAGTCACTGAGCTGCAGAAAGACAAGGAAATCCTGCAAAAGAAACTTAAGGCACTGCTTGTGGTCCGCAAAGAAAGCACTAAACAAATTCAGAAACAAAAAGAAGAGCATGCTAAGCTGCTACGAGATTTTAATGAACTAACAAAAGACTTTGAgctcattaaaaaagaaaagaaagcactccAAGAGATTCATCAGAGAAAGTGTGAAGAAGTTGACTctaatttattgcttttatacTCTCTGCAGAAAAGGTTGGACACTGATACATCTCTTAGGCACAGTGAAAATGCTCAGCAGAAAACATTAGAGTCTGGGGAGCTAAATGTGAAGGGTGATGTCAGGGTTGGAAAATCAGGAAAGATGGTAAGTATGATGACAATGGAAGAGTCTGAGATGGCGAAACTTCATGATAACTATGCTAGACttatggaagaaaaagaaaagcttaagGAAGAGTTAAAAGAGAAGTCACTTGAACTTGGTAGTGTACAGCAAGAAGCAGTAAAACTGAAGATCTCTGTTGAGCAACAGGAACAGCAGTATAAACAAGAGAGAGACAATATGTTGATTGAACAAGGTCTGCTTAAGCAACAACTAGAATCTCATAAAAATGAATTGCAAGCTGTTAAAACTATGGTTGAAACTATGAATAATGAAAAAAGTAAACTCCACAAACAACATGAAGATCACCTATCAAGTCTGAAAGAAACTGATAAACATCCCAGTGAAGAAAACAAGCAACTATTGATGGAATTCAATATGCTGCGTGAGAAGGTTTTGCCAGTTTCtagtgcatacaaaaatgtggcaGGTGTAAGGGAGGACACAAAAACTGTGTGGCCGCATTCTGATAATGTGCCGGAGAACAGTGTTCAAGGCCCAGACTTCTGTAGTTCATTGGATGATGTCACTTACACAGAAAGAGAATTGCTAGATGTCACTAATACAGGAATAAAAACATCAACTGAAAGAATAGGTGATCAAGATCCCCTACCAACAGAAATGTCTCGGGAACAGATAGAAGAAAATGTAAATGGCAGAAGCTATCAACCTCAACTGCAGAAGTATGATGCTGAAGAGAAAAACAGGGAACGTCTCCAAAGAAAGCTCCAAGCTGCTTTAATATCACGTAAAGAAGCATTGAAGGAAAACAAAACTCTTAAAGATCAAATGGAGTTACTAGTTTTGGAAAACAAAGAGTTGATTAGTAAGGTTCACACCTATGGACAGCTGATGTCTGAGTTGGATAGAGAAAAACAAAACTTGAGTACTGCACTGTATAAAGAGGAGACTCTTGTGGCAGAAAATGCTAGATTATTAATTGAAAATGAAAACCTAACTGCTGCTTGTGAGAGTCTGAAGTCTACCATGCAGACCATAGGGCAAGAGAAGGAAGCTTTTTCTTTTCAATTGAATTCCTTAAAAGATTCTCAGACAGTTGAATTAACAGGTTGGAAAGCTAAACACAGTGAATTAAAGCAAGAGTATGAATCTCTGCTTCAGGCCTATGAGAATATTAGTAGTAAAATAGCAGAAATGAGGCACATTATTGATGTCActagaaaagaaaagcaggaagcTCTTCACAGAGTAAATGAGAGAGAATCTGATACACATAAACTGAAGGAGCTGCTTCAGAAAGCAGCTGATGAAAGTGTACAAGTAAAGGAACAACTGAAACAGCTGACTGAATCTAAACAGAAGGAAATAAGTGAACTAAAGATTGCAGCTGAAAAGCAAGCATCTGAGCACAAGTTGTGCTTGGAAGACTATCAAAGAAAAATTGATGAATCTGTGCTTCAGAGCAAGCAGCTAATGGAGGAAAATAAGCAATTAAAGGAAGTTTCTGAGATTTTAAAGCAAACCTTGGAAaaaacagagaaggaaaatgagGAGCTTTCTAAGGATTTTAGTCTAACAAAATCTGCTCTCAGGGACCTCCAAACACGGTTGGAATTGAACAAGTCTGATGTACAGTCCAAGATAAGTGATTCCCTCTGTGAAAGAGAGTCATTATTAAAACACATTCATTTGTTAAATGAGGGGAtttcagaaaaagagaaaagcatgCTGATCTTAAAGCAAGAGAACAAAACTTTGTTAGAAAGGTTGAAAGATGCTGAAAAATCTCTGCATCAGAATAAAAGCTTTTTATCAAAGTTGGAAAATGATTGTAAAAATCTTAATCAGGAAATAGTCAGTCTTGGTGAAAGAATTAAAATATTAGAGGATGATAAATGTCTCTTACAAGAAGAATTAGAAAATGTTCAAGAAACATCTTACAAAGTAAAAAATGAGAGAGAATTTTTGGAGACCGAGTTGCTCAACCACATCAAAAAATTGGATCAAACAACAGATAGACTGAAAGCCACACAGATACAAAACAGCCTCCTTGTAGAGCAGTTGGAAAATTTGAAAGCAGAGAAATGCAACAcaataagagaaaaagaagagcagCAGCATCTGGCCAGAGTATTTGAAGAAAAGCTGAAAACTGCTCAGAGAGACAATCATGAGACAAAGAACAAAACTAAAGAGTTACAAGAACTTTTGAGGGGAAAACAACAGGAGATCAACCAGTTGCAAAAGGATTCTATTAAATACCAGGAGATGATACTGGACTTGGAAAAATCTGTGAAATTGTCACATTCAGAAAGTGAAAAAATTGAGAAAGATTTAAACAGTGCAGAAGGAAAGCTCGCCAAATCAAATGAAGAGCTGCAGAAGCTAACTGAAAAACTATATTTACAGAATATTTCACTGTATGAGTCAAAATCTGAAATAGAGCGACTTGCAAATGACAACCTACGTAGTAAAAAtgaacttaaaaagaaagaaaacagaatatcAAATCAAAAGAGAGAATATGAGAGCCAGTTGGAGTTCAGCCTTCAGCAG GGTGAGACTCAAGCAGCATTTCCTCCAGGAGCTCCTCAAGAAAAAGCTGAAGTCATTGACATAGACAACATGGacttcattgaaatcaatggaag GCTTGCACAGAGGCAAGAACCAACCTTATTGGAATTAATGGGGACTCTCTCAGAAGAGAGGAATAGACGGGAAGCTGCGGAAGAGGCCCTCGGGCTCTTGGAAGAACAAATTAAAAG gcttgAACTGATTGATTCCAGGCCAGCATCTGAACAATGTGCTTTTCAGGTAGAAGAAGAGGAAAGGCAACCTTTCATCATCAATGCTAGCGAACTTACAGTAGTACGAAAG GTAAAAAGAGGAGCCATTTCTTTCAGGAGATGGATTCGGGGACAAAGACTTTGCCGCTCCCAATTGCTGACTTGCAGGGCAAAATCTCGCTATTTATTTCTCAGTTACTTAGTTGTCCTGcatctttttgttttcttgcgTCTCACAGGCATCTTATAA